The genomic region GAGAATACAAACGGAAACGCCACAGTACTTAGGTCAAACTGAGACGTGCATTTCGTATAACCCCATTGATCTAGATTGTTCTATCAAAGCGCTGTCAGCGGCTACGACTTCTGCCTTCAAGGTGACACAAGCATTACTTCCTTATATCGGCCGAGTAGATGTAGATTTGGTGATGTTTGGTCAGATAAACCGAATTGGTAAGCGCACAATCCAAAGGGCGCTTAGTGAAGAGGGGACGACCTTCCGAACCATCAAAGAGGCTTTGTCTTTTGAATTCGCCAAGCGCGTTATGGCTGAGCAAGATTATTCGGTCTCAGATATTGCGCTTCACTTGGGATACGCAGATGCCTCACAATTTATAAGAGCGTTTAAGCGAGCGAACGGAATAACACCGCACCAGTGGAGAAAGAGTAATAAAGGTATGCTTGATGGTATAAATTCATAACCCTTCAATATATACTGTCTCTCATTCTATAACTTCAAATGTTAACTATGAAAAGAATAAGTGGATTTACTCTGATTGAGCTAGTGGTAGCTATTGTGATCCTTGGCATTTTATCTGTGGTAGCAGCACCAAAATTTTTAGGACTTCAATCCGATGCCAGAGCGGCAGCGTTAAAAGGGCTTAGAGGTTCGATGGAAGGCGCTGCAGCAATTGTTTACGGTAAAGCTGCTGTAGCCGGTGTTGAAAATTTACCAGCTTCAAGTGGACAAGTCACAACAGTGGATGGCGTTGAAATCGATTTTGGTTATCCAACTGCTTCAGAAAGCGGTATTGGAACAGCGGTTCAAGGGCTTAGTAGTGATAATAGCGATTGGAAGCAGCTAGGTGCTCATACTGAGGCTATTCCAAATGAAGTCATTGTCTATTCGTTTGAAAATGCACAAGAAAACGAAACTTGCGTTGTGATCTATCGTTCGAATGCTTCTGCGGGCGCACCCACCATTTTGTCGTCTGAAGCTGACTTGTGTTAATGACTTAAGCTTACAAAATACTGAGAAAGGCCATCTTTATGATGGCCTTTTTTGTGTTTACTCGGTGACATATTGTGATTTCACTCCTCATTTTGTAAATCAATATTATGAACTTTAACGTGCGGCACTTAATGTTTGTGTTGTTTCTATTTTGCGTGGCTATTTCAGGAGTAAGGTATGAGTTCGAATCAAATCAAAAATGTCGTGTTTGATGTGGGTAATGTCATTGTGCGTTGGTCACCTTTAGAAATTACTCACCTTACGTTTGGAAGCATCGCCGACCTGGAAACTCGCGCGCGTTCAATCTTTCAAAGTGCTATTTGGCTGGATTTGAATAAAGGGTTTTTGACCGAAAATGAGGCTAAGCTTCGTTATCAACAAGAACTCGATTTATCTCCATTAGAGTGTGACCGCTTGTTTTATTACGTTAAGAAAACGCAGATCTTACTGCATGGAACTGTCGATCTCATCAAGCGAGTAAAGTCTGCAGGTTATGGTGTTTACGCCCTTACCGACAACGTAGTTGAGATTGTTGAGTACCTAAAAAATACCTACGAATTTTGGCCGTTATTTGATGGTGCGGCGGTTTCTGCTGAACTTGGCATGCTCAAGCCACAGCCCGAAATCTACCGCGCGCTGTTGAATAACAATGATCTCGAGGCTTCAGAAACGGTCTTCATTGATGATATGCCTTATAACGTAGAAGGGGCGAAAGCCGTGGGTATGGCTGGTATTCAGTTTGTAGATGCCGTTCAGTGTGAAAATAGTTTACGAGCGCTTGGCGTCAATTTGAACCTCTGACTACTGGGTGAAATATCTCTTAACTTGAGGATGTAGAAAATGAAAAGATACCCATCTAAATCCATCGTTACATTTTTGTTTTTAACATTGTCGGTGCTGGTTTTAGTGGTTGCTGCCGTACTTCAAATTCGTGGTGAGCAGACGTGTGATGATTGCTACGAATCAGACAAAGGGCAGTTTAAATATGTCCTTTATAATGGAACGTCGCCCTCTGTTATTCCAAGCATTCATAACACCCTGTTGCTCAATCGAGTTCCTTTGATGAAAACGTTCGAACTTGATTCTATACCGACAGTGACCATTAGAGTGTGGCGTGATCAAAAGGCTTATTTAGACGAGCAAGAACGAAGTATTGGATACCGATATGCGTTTTCTACCGGGTATATCGAGCCTAAAAGTAATGAAATCAGGCTGCTCTATTTTGGCGGTGAAATTCATAAAACCGCTTTGCATGAGTTTGTACATTTGCTGACGTTGCAAGTAAATCCCAACTTTGCGAATAATCCGCGTTGGCTGTGGGAGGCTATCGCTATCTACAAGTCTGAAGACTATTGGTTTCACTTGAGTAACAGAAATGCCATCAATCGCCGTTTCGATGGGCTGATTCAGGAGCTATACATTAACCCTAACACCAGTTCGGCGATTTATGAGGTTGGTTATACGATAGGGGAGTTTATTGAGCATTCATGGGGGAACAGGGCGTTTGTAGACCTTATTAAGAGCAACGGTGATGTTTCAAAACTTACTGAACAGCCGCTAGAGTCCCTGTTTTCTGATTGGGAGAAGTTCGTTAAAACGACGTATTTGAATGCCCCGCAAAGTGAGTATGAAAAAGCCATGGATCAAAGTCCATTTGAAAGCCGGGAAGAGAGCGATTAAAAAAAGGCGATGTTGAATCATAAACATCGCCTTTTTATTGTCTATAGTCTCGCTTGTTGCTACGAGTCTGACGCTAGCTGTTGTCGTTTGTCTGTTCAGCATTCAAGTGTCGAATCAGCTTTGCTGGTGTGCCGCCGTATAAGCAGTCTGGAGGCACATCACTGTTGACCACAGAGCTCGCTGCGATAACAGAGCGAGCGCCAATCGTCACGCCTTGGTTAATCACAGAGTTTCCACCAATCCAGACATCATCTTCGATTGTGATAGGTAGACAAAACGTTTCCCACTTACGACGACTGAGGTGGCTTAGCGAGTGAGAGGCCGTGTAAAACTGGACACTTGGCCCAACCAATACATTGTTGCCTATTTTGATGTTGGAGCCGTCAAGCATCACCACATTCATGTTGATGAAGGTGTCGTCACCAATCTCGATGGTTTTACCAAACTCACAGTGAAAGGGAGGGCGGACAATGCTGCTTCCTACCTTACCAAACAGGTTGGCTTGCAGGCTTGGCTGCTGAGACGCATCTGTACAGTGATTGAAATCTGACAGTGCCTTGCTAGCATGAGTGCGCATTTGGTCTATTTCATCGTCTGCGCCATCAAAAACCTCGCCGGATAGCATTTTTTCGAGTTCTGTTTTCGTTTTCATTGTTTGCATCTTACTCGTCAACATTGATATTAGAATACGGATAAACGGACATAAAAAAAGAGAAAAGCCTCAGCCTTTCTCTTCCTATTTTGTAACTTCAAGTTAGCTTAGCTTGCCGAACTAATTAGATTTGCTCTACGAAACCCATTAGGTGCTGTTTCACTTCGTCTGAAGCAAAAGCGCTGTCGACAGAGTACTTGTAGATTTCTACGTAATCTTCTTTAGTTAGGCTAAAAGTTTCACATACACGCTTAACTTCGTTAGTCATGGTTGTGTTCGACACAGTACGGTTGTCTGTGTTGATGGTTACAACGATGCCATCTTTTTGGAATTTAGCAATTGGGTGGTCACCAAACTTATGGATACACTTTGTTTGCACGTTACTTGTTGGGCAAGTTTCAAGTGCGACTTGCTTCTCTTTCACGATGTTGTATGCGTCTTCGTTGCCTTGGATGTGAACACCGTGGCCGATACGTTCAGCGTCTAGCATAGTTACTGCATCGTAAACGTTCTGACCATGCCATTGCTCGCCAGCGTGTACTGTTACATGGTAGCCTTGTTCGATTGCGTACTGCGTGTACTCAGGGAATTCAGCACAGAAACCTGGCTTTTCACCGCCTGCAATATCAAATGCTACCACGCCTTTACCAAGGTATGGTTTGCCTGCGTCAATCACGTCTTTGATAGAGTCTTTAGGGAACATACGCAGCACAGACATGATGTAGTTGCCCTTGATGTCGTATTTCTCTTCTGCACGCTTCATGCCTTTCACAGCACTTGCAATGATCGCATCAAGAGA from Vibrio gigantis harbors:
- a CDS encoding type II secretion system protein gives rise to the protein MKRISGFTLIELVVAIVILGILSVVAAPKFLGLQSDARAAALKGLRGSMEGAAAIVYGKAAVAGVENLPASSGQVTTVDGVEIDFGYPTASESGIGTAVQGLSSDNSDWKQLGAHTEAIPNEVIVYSFENAQENETCVVIYRSNASAGAPTILSSEADLC
- a CDS encoding HAD family hydrolase, which encodes MSSNQIKNVVFDVGNVIVRWSPLEITHLTFGSIADLETRARSIFQSAIWLDLNKGFLTENEAKLRYQQELDLSPLECDRLFYYVKKTQILLHGTVDLIKRVKSAGYGVYALTDNVVEIVEYLKNTYEFWPLFDGAAVSAELGMLKPQPEIYRALLNNNDLEASETVFIDDMPYNVEGAKAVGMAGIQFVDAVQCENSLRALGVNLNL
- a CDS encoding sugar O-acetyltransferase, which encodes MKTKTELEKMLSGEVFDGADDEIDQMRTHASKALSDFNHCTDASQQPSLQANLFGKVGSSIVRPPFHCEFGKTIEIGDDTFINMNVVMLDGSNIKIGNNVLVGPSVQFYTASHSLSHLSRRKWETFCLPITIEDDVWIGGNSVINQGVTIGARSVIAASSVVNSDVPPDCLYGGTPAKLIRHLNAEQTNDNS
- the add gene encoding adenosine deaminase yields the protein MDFLALPKIDLHCHLDGSVRPDTIIELAKQYDIELPEDRDAVVKSLTVPEDCKDLDEYLACFALPLKVMQTEEAIERISFELYEDAALENVKYLEVRFAPILHVNKGLSLDAIIASAVKGMKRAEEKYDIKGNYIMSVLRMFPKDSIKDVIDAGKPYLGKGVVAFDIAGGEKPGFCAEFPEYTQYAIEQGYHVTVHAGEQWHGQNVYDAVTMLDAERIGHGVHIQGNEDAYNIVKEKQVALETCPTSNVQTKCIHKFGDHPIAKFQKDGIVVTINTDNRTVSNTTMTNEVKRVCETFSLTKEDYVEIYKYSVDSAFASDEVKQHLMGFVEQI